A window of the Gossypium hirsutum isolate 1008001.06 chromosome A03, Gossypium_hirsutum_v2.1, whole genome shotgun sequence genome harbors these coding sequences:
- the LOC107908939 gene encoding classical arabinogalactan protein 1 produces MALSRFVYLITVALLFCSVIAQSPTPSPVSSQKKSPTPVSSPPTISAPSPSEVPSATTPSPATVESPPSPSALSPNASPTSISEPPAGAPGPAENSAVRFGAAGSLAVGVLMVAMVL; encoded by the coding sequence ATGGCTCTCTCTCGTTTTGTTTACTTAATCACGGTGGCATTGCTTTTTTGCTCCGTTATAGCACAATCTCCGACGCCGTCCCCTGTTTCTTCGCAGAAGAAATCTCCGACACCGGTCTCTTCACCTCCTACAATATCTGCTCCGTCTCCGTCGGAGGTTCCGTCAGCGACTACACCGTCTCCAGCAACTGTTGAGTCACCTCCATCTCCTTCTGCTCTGTCACCGAATGCTAGTCCCACTTCAATTTCTGAACCTCCTGCCGGAGCTCCGGGACCAGCGGAGAATAGTGCCGTTAGGTTTGGTGCTGCTGGATCTCTTGCGGTTGGAGTGTTGATGGTCGCTATGGTACTGTAG